The Streptococcus oralis Uo5 genome includes a window with the following:
- the rodZ gene encoding cytoskeleton protein RodZ, producing the protein MRKKTIGEVLRLARINQGLSLEELQEKTEIQLHFLEAMEADDFDLLPSTFYARSFLRKYAWAVELDERIVLDAYDSGSMITYEEVDVDEEDLSGRRRSNKKKTSYLPLFYFVLFALSILIFVTYYVWNYIQTQPSPSSANYSVVNSTSSTTSSSSSSSSQTSSLSSTTESTITVLGEGNRIEARYKTSKETATVQLAVSDATSWVSVSGSELEGGVTLSADNKNAKTTVSTKNPVTITLGVVKGVTVTVDNQMIDTSKLTTQTGTVTLTFTTD; encoded by the coding sequence ATGAGAAAAAAAACAATCGGCGAGGTTCTACGTTTAGCTAGAATTAACCAGGGATTGAGTTTAGAAGAATTGCAGGAAAAAACTGAAATTCAGTTGCATTTTCTAGAAGCCATGGAGGCAGATGATTTCGATTTACTTCCTAGTACCTTCTACGCTCGTTCTTTTTTAAGAAAATATGCCTGGGCAGTAGAGTTGGATGAGAGAATTGTTCTGGACGCCTATGATTCAGGTAGTATGATCACTTATGAAGAGGTAGATGTCGATGAAGAAGACTTGTCTGGTCGTAGACGATCAAATAAGAAAAAAACGTCTTATCTCCCCTTGTTTTATTTCGTTCTATTTGCTTTGTCAATTTTAATTTTTGTCACTTACTATGTTTGGAACTACATCCAAACTCAGCCAAGTCCTTCTTCAGCTAATTATAGCGTTGTGAACTCGACTAGTTCAACAACCTCATCTAGTTCATCTTCTAGTAGTCAGACGTCTAGCTTGTCTTCTACTACGGAATCAACTATTACAGTGTTAGGCGAAGGAAACCGCATTGAAGCTCGGTATAAAACGAGTAAGGAAACCGCTACTGTTCAATTGGCAGTATCAGATGCAACTAGTTGGGTAAGTGTTTCAGGAAGTGAACTGGAGGGTGGTGTGACACTATCCGCAGACAATAAGAATGCAAAAACAACAGTTTCAACTAAGAATCCCGTTACCATTACTTTAGGTGTAGTGAAGGGAGTTACTGTGACTGTGGACAATCAAATGATTGATACTTCGAAGCTGACAACTCAGACTGGAACTGTAACACTTACATTTACTACAGATTAA
- a CDS encoding energy-coupling factor transporter transmembrane component T family protein: MDSMILGRYIPGDSIIHRLDPRSKLLAMILLILIVFWANNPLTNLILFIATGIFIALSGVSLSFFVQGLKSMFFLIAFTTLFQLFFISSGNVLFEFSFIRITDYALQQAGIIFCRFVLIIFFSTLLTLTTMPLSLAAAVEALLAPLKRVNVPVHEIGLMLSMSLRFVPTLMDDTTRIMNAQKARGVDFGEGSIVQKVKAMIPILIPLFATSLKRADSLAIAMEARGYQGGKGRSQYRQLKWSQKDTLAILVILVLGCFLFFLKS, encoded by the coding sequence ATGGATAGTATGATTTTAGGGCGTTATATACCAGGAGATTCCATCATTCATCGCTTGGATCCACGTAGTAAATTGCTTGCCATGATCCTGTTGATTCTGATTGTATTTTGGGCCAATAATCCCCTCACCAATCTCATTTTGTTTATAGCGACAGGTATATTTATCGCTTTGTCAGGCGTTTCCCTCTCATTTTTCGTTCAGGGATTAAAATCCATGTTTTTCTTGATTGCTTTTACGACTCTATTTCAGCTCTTTTTCATTTCAAGTGGAAATGTCTTATTTGAGTTTTCTTTTATAAGAATAACGGATTATGCTTTGCAACAAGCTGGGATTATTTTCTGTCGTTTTGTGTTGATTATTTTCTTTTCAACCTTGCTAACCTTAACGACCATGCCTTTGAGTTTGGCAGCTGCAGTTGAAGCTCTTTTAGCGCCGCTGAAACGTGTGAATGTTCCCGTTCATGAAATTGGTCTCATGTTATCAATGAGTTTGCGTTTTGTTCCAACCTTGATGGATGACACGACGAGAATTATGAATGCTCAAAAAGCTCGTGGAGTTGACTTTGGCGAAGGCAGCATCGTTCAAAAAGTAAAGGCTATGATTCCAATTTTAATTCCTCTTTTTGCGACTAGCTTAAAGCGTGCAGATTCATTGGCAATAGCCATGGAAGCGCGTGGTTATCAGGGAGGAAAGGGTAGAAGTCAGTATAGACAGTTGAAATGGAGTCAAAAGGATACACTGGCAATTCTTGTGATTTTGGTACTGGGATGTTTCTTATTTTTCTTAAAATCTTAG
- the yfmH gene encoding EF-P 5-aminopentanol modification-associated protein YfmH, translating to MTKVAFEEKYYPAVKETVYKTQLSNGLTVSLLPKQDFNEVYGIVTVQFGSVDATYTNLEKGLRHHPAGIAHFLEHKLFERENSEDIMAAFTRLGADSNAFTSFTKTSYLFSTIDYLLENLDLLDELVGDVHFTEESVLREQAIIQQEREMYQDDPDSRLFFATLANLYPDTPLATDIVGSEKSISEIQVSNLKENFTDFYKPVNMSLFLVGNIDAKVVEEYFSKKEKKTLEQFTVTKEKLPLQPVKQTDSLRMEVSSPKLAVAIRGNGQITEAESYRYNILLKLLFTMMLGWTSDRFQRLYETGKLDASLSLEVEVNSRFHFVILTMDTKEPVSLSHQFRKAIRQFSNDADITEEHLDLVKSEMFGEFFSSMNSLEFIATQYDPMDRGETIFDFPKILQEITLEDVLEAGHRLIDNGDLVDFTIFPA from the coding sequence ATGACAAAGGTTGCTTTTGAAGAAAAATACTATCCTGCTGTAAAGGAAACAGTCTACAAAACACAATTGTCAAATGGATTGACAGTTTCTTTACTCCCTAAGCAAGATTTCAATGAGGTTTATGGGATTGTAACGGTTCAATTTGGTTCTGTAGATGCAACTTATACAAACTTGGAAAAAGGTTTGCGTCATCATCCAGCAGGAATTGCACATTTTCTTGAACATAAATTGTTTGAAAGAGAAAATTCTGAGGATATAATGGCTGCTTTTACTCGATTAGGTGCAGACAGTAATGCATTTACAAGCTTTACTAAGACCAGCTATCTTTTTTCAACAATTGATTATCTATTAGAAAATTTAGATTTGCTAGATGAGTTAGTCGGAGATGTTCATTTTACTGAAGAGTCTGTTTTGAGGGAACAGGCTATTATCCAGCAAGAACGAGAAATGTATCAAGACGATCCAGACTCACGCTTGTTTTTTGCAACATTAGCCAACCTTTATCCTGATACTCCTTTAGCAACAGATATTGTTGGAAGTGAAAAATCAATTTCTGAGATTCAAGTTTCAAATTTAAAAGAGAACTTTACAGACTTTTACAAACCTGTCAACATGTCACTGTTTTTAGTTGGAAATATTGATGCAAAAGTTGTTGAGGAATACTTTTCGAAAAAGGAAAAGAAAACTTTAGAACAGTTTACAGTTACAAAAGAGAAACTACCTTTGCAACCTGTGAAGCAAACAGATAGCCTTCGGATGGAAGTTTCTTCACCCAAACTTGCTGTTGCGATTAGAGGTAACGGGCAAATAACAGAAGCTGAGTCTTATCGTTACAATATTTTATTGAAATTACTATTTACGATGATGCTTGGTTGGACTTCTGACCGTTTTCAAAGGTTATATGAGACTGGGAAGTTAGATGCGTCATTGTCGCTTGAGGTCGAAGTCAACAGTCGCTTTCATTTTGTGATATTGACAATGGACACCAAAGAGCCTGTTTCTCTGTCGCATCAATTTCGGAAAGCGATTCGTCAGTTTAGTAATGACGCGGATATTACCGAGGAACATTTAGATCTTGTTAAGAGTGAGATGTTTGGGGAGTTTTTCAGCAGTATGAACTCCTTGGAGTTTATTGCAACTCAATACGATCCGATGGATCGCGGAGAAACAATTTTTGATTTTCCGAAAATTTTACAGGAGATTACTTTGGAGGATGTTCTAGAAGCTGGACATCGTTTGATTGATAATGGTGATCTAGTTGATTTTACAATCTTTCCAGCTTAA
- a CDS encoding energy-coupling factor transporter ATPase, whose amino-acid sequence MGITLENVSFTYQEGTPLSSSALTDVSLAIEDGSYTALVGHTGSGKSTILQLLNGLLVPSKGSVRVFDTVITPTSTNKEIRQIRKQVGLVFQFAENQIFEETVLKDVAFGPQNFGVSEEEAKKIAREKLALVGIDESLFERSPFELSGGQMRRVAIAGMLAMEPTVLVLDEPTAGLDPLGRKELMTLFKKLHLSGMTIVLVTHLMDDVAAYADQVYVMEKGRLVKSGKPSDVFQDVASMEKVQLGVPKITAFCKRLADRGVAFKKLPIKIEEFKESLNG is encoded by the coding sequence ATGGGAATTACTCTAGAAAATGTGAGCTTTACCTATCAAGAGGGGACTCCCCTATCTTCATCAGCCTTGACTGATGTTTCTTTGGCGATTGAGGATGGTTCCTATACAGCTTTAGTAGGGCACACAGGTAGTGGGAAATCAACGATTTTACAGCTTTTAAATGGCTTGCTAGTACCAAGTAAGGGTTCAGTTCGAGTTTTCGATACCGTCATTACCCCTACATCAACCAATAAAGAAATTCGTCAGATTCGAAAGCAGGTTGGTCTAGTGTTTCAATTTGCTGAAAATCAGATTTTCGAAGAGACTGTTTTGAAAGATGTTGCATTTGGACCGCAAAATTTTGGAGTTTCTGAGGAAGAGGCCAAGAAAATTGCGCGTGAAAAGTTAGCCTTGGTAGGCATCGATGAGTCACTCTTTGAGCGCAGTCCTTTTGAACTTTCAGGTGGTCAGATGAGACGTGTGGCTATAGCAGGTATGTTAGCTATGGAGCCAACTGTCTTGGTTTTGGATGAGCCTACAGCAGGGCTAGATCCTTTGGGCAGAAAAGAATTGATGACCTTGTTTAAAAAACTCCACCTTTCTGGAATGACAATCGTTCTGGTAACGCATTTGATGGATGACGTAGCTGCATATGCTGATCAGGTCTACGTTATGGAAAAGGGGCGTTTAGTCAAAAGTGGCAAACCGAGTGATGTCTTCCAAGATGTAGCGTCTATGGAAAAAGTACAGTTAGGTGTGCCTAAAATCACAGCATTTTGTAAACGTTTGGCAGATAGAGGTGTAGCTTTTAAAAAACTGCCAATCAAGATAGAGGAGTTTAAGGAGTCGCTAAATGGATAG
- the mreD gene encoding rod shape-determining protein MreD has product MRLLKQIGIFFLLPFVVLIDAHIGQLAGSFFPHFHLASHFLFLFLLFETIEVSEYLYLAYCCIVGLVYDIYFFHLIGIATLLFILIGASLHKFNSVILLNRWTRMLTIVVMSFLFDMGSYLLALAMGLTVESMPVFIVYSLVPSMILNFLWMLIFQYIFEKCYL; this is encoded by the coding sequence ATGAGACTGTTAAAACAAATTGGTATTTTCTTTTTACTCCCTTTTGTCGTACTAATTGATGCACATATTGGACAATTAGCGGGATCCTTCTTCCCTCACTTTCATTTAGCAAGTCATTTTCTGTTTTTATTTCTCTTGTTTGAGACAATTGAGGTTTCAGAATACCTCTATCTAGCTTATTGCTGTATAGTAGGTTTGGTGTACGATATCTATTTTTTCCACTTGATAGGAATTGCGACACTTCTATTTATCTTGATAGGTGCTTCGCTCCATAAGTTTAATAGTGTAATTTTGCTGAACCGTTGGACAAGAATGTTAACAATAGTTGTGATGAGTTTCTTATTTGATATGGGGAGCTATCTCCTTGCTCTTGCTATGGGATTGACAGTAGAATCGATGCCAGTTTTCATCGTCTATAGCCTTGTCCCATCAATGATTTTAAACTTTTTATGGATGCTTATTTTCCAATATATTTTTGAAAAATGTTATCTATAA
- the pgsA gene encoding CDP-diacylglycerol--glycerol-3-phosphate 3-phosphatidyltransferase, producing the protein MKKEQIPNVLTIGRILFIPLFILILTLGHSQGSHLLAAIIFAVASITDYLDGYLARKWNVVSNFGKFADPMADKLLVMSAFIMLIELGMAPAWVVAIIICRELAVTGLRLLLVETGGTVLAAAMPGKIKTFSQMFAIIFLLLHWNLIGQLLLYIALFFTIYSGYDYFKGSAHIFKGTFGSK; encoded by the coding sequence ATGAAAAAAGAACAAATTCCTAATGTATTAACTATTGGTAGAATTCTCTTTATACCTCTCTTTATTCTTATTTTGACTTTGGGCCATTCACAAGGAAGTCATTTGCTGGCAGCGATCATCTTTGCAGTTGCTAGTATAACGGATTATCTTGATGGTTACCTTGCTCGTAAATGGAATGTAGTCAGCAACTTTGGAAAATTTGCAGATCCGATGGCTGATAAGCTGTTGGTTATGTCAGCTTTTATCATGTTGATTGAGTTAGGCATGGCTCCAGCTTGGGTTGTTGCTATTATCATCTGTCGTGAACTTGCGGTGACAGGCTTGCGCTTGTTGCTTGTTGAGACGGGAGGGACAGTTCTAGCAGCAGCGATGCCAGGGAAAATCAAGACCTTTAGTCAGATGTTTGCCATTATCTTTTTGCTCTTACATTGGAATTTAATTGGTCAGCTGTTGCTTTATATCGCTTTGTTTTTCACTATCTACTCTGGCTATGATTATTTCAAGGGTAGCGCTCATATATTCAAAGGGACATTTGGTTCGAAATGA
- a CDS encoding energy-coupling factor ABC transporter ATP-binding protein, with protein sequence MKSIIEVKNLSFRYKEDQDHYDVNNVSFHVKRGEWLSIVGHNGSGKSTTIRLIDGLLEAESGEIWIDGQLLSSENVWDLRRQIGMVFQNPDNQFVGATVEDDVAFGLENQGLPREEMKKRVAESLELVGMLDFKKREPARLSGGQKQRVAIAGVVALRPAILILDEATSMLDPEGRRELIQTVQEIRKDNQMTVVSITHDLEEVAMSDRVLVMKKGQVESTSSPRELFSRDDLDQIGLDEPFTNQLRESLRETGYQLPDGYLTEGELEDKLWELL encoded by the coding sequence ATGAAATCGATTATTGAAGTAAAAAATCTGTCTTTTCGTTACAAGGAAGACCAGGATCATTATGATGTTAATAATGTCTCGTTTCACGTGAAACGGGGAGAATGGCTTTCGATTGTAGGTCATAATGGGAGTGGAAAATCGACAACTATCCGTTTGATTGATGGGTTGCTTGAAGCAGAGTCAGGGGAAATCTGGATAGATGGGCAATTGCTGTCCTCTGAGAATGTTTGGGACTTACGCCGTCAAATTGGTATGGTTTTTCAAAATCCAGATAACCAATTTGTGGGGGCGACTGTTGAAGATGATGTTGCCTTTGGTTTAGAAAATCAGGGACTTCCTCGTGAAGAAATGAAGAAGAGAGTGGCTGAATCTTTGGAGTTGGTAGGGATGCTGGACTTTAAGAAGAGAGAACCAGCTCGTTTATCTGGTGGCCAAAAACAACGTGTGGCCATTGCAGGAGTTGTTGCCCTGAGGCCAGCTATTTTAATTTTGGATGAGGCTACAAGTATGTTGGACCCCGAGGGACGAAGAGAACTGATTCAGACAGTTCAAGAGATTCGAAAAGACAACCAGATGACAGTCGTCTCCATTACACATGACTTAGAAGAAGTTGCGATGAGTGACCGTGTCTTGGTCATGAAAAAAGGTCAAGTGGAATCAACCAGCAGCCCAAGAGAACTTTTTTCTCGGGATGACCTTGACCAGATAGGGTTGGATGAGCCTTTTACTAATCAATTGAGAGAATCTTTGAGAGAGACTGGTTATCAGTTGCCGGATGGTTATTTGACAGAAGGAGAGCTAGAGGACAAGCTATGGGAATTACTCTAG
- the yfmF gene encoding EF-P 5-aminopentanol modification-associated protein YfmF, with translation MELVPGISAHFVQSKKFKTNKITIRFTAPLSLETIAGRMLSASMLETANQVYPTPQAFRRYLASLYGTDISTSAYRRGQAHILDLTFTYVRDDFLSKKNVLTSRILELVKQTLFAPLVQDGAFEPALFEIERKQLLASLATDMDDSFYFAHKELDSLFFRDERLQLRYSDLRNSISNESPESSYTCFQDALKNDRIDFFFLGDFNEVEITESLKSLPFTARENGVTIQYNQSYSNVLREGMVQRNVGQSILELGYHSPVKYGDDEHLLMLVMNGLLGEFAHSKLFTNVRENAGIAYTVSSQLDLFSGLLRMYAGIDRENRNQARKMMNHQLLDLKKGNFTDFELEQTKEMIRRSLLMAQDNQQTLVERVYLNALLGKSSFDIDRLVAKLENVDKEAVCKAANSLKLQAIYFMEGVE, from the coding sequence ATGGAGTTAGTGCCTGGAATTTCAGCACATTTTGTTCAATCCAAAAAGTTTAAAACAAATAAAATCACTATTCGTTTTACTGCTCCCTTATCTCTTGAGACGATAGCAGGACGCATGTTAAGTGCAAGTATGTTGGAGACGGCAAATCAAGTTTACCCAACACCACAAGCATTTCGCAGATACTTGGCAAGTTTATATGGAACAGATATTTCCACAAGTGCTTATCGTAGGGGACAGGCACATATTCTTGACTTAACGTTTACTTATGTGAGGGATGATTTTTTAAGTAAAAAGAATGTCTTGACTTCTCGAATTTTGGAATTGGTGAAACAGACTTTATTTGCTCCCTTAGTTCAAGATGGTGCTTTTGAGCCAGCCTTATTTGAAATTGAAAGAAAACAGTTGTTGGCTAGTTTAGCTACTGACATGGATGATTCATTTTATTTTGCTCATAAGGAGTTGGATAGCTTGTTCTTCCGTGATGAGCGTCTTCAATTGAGATACAGTGATTTACGAAACAGCATTTCAAATGAGTCTCCAGAAAGTAGCTACACTTGCTTTCAAGATGCTCTGAAAAATGATCGAATTGATTTCTTTTTCTTAGGTGATTTTAATGAAGTAGAAATTACAGAATCGCTGAAGTCATTACCCTTTACAGCTAGAGAGAATGGCGTCACTATCCAGTACAATCAATCTTATTCGAATGTCTTAAGAGAGGGGATGGTTCAGAGGAATGTTGGGCAATCTATTTTGGAATTAGGCTATCATTCTCCTGTAAAATATGGTGATGATGAGCATTTGCTTATGCTTGTTATGAATGGTTTGTTGGGTGAATTTGCACATTCGAAACTTTTTACAAACGTTCGTGAAAATGCTGGAATAGCCTATACAGTCTCTAGTCAATTGGATTTGTTTAGTGGTCTGTTAAGGATGTATGCGGGGATTGATAGAGAAAATCGAAATCAGGCTAGAAAAATGATGAATCATCAATTGCTAGATCTGAAAAAGGGTAACTTTACAGATTTTGAACTTGAACAAACCAAGGAGATGATTCGACGATCTTTGTTGATGGCTCAAGATAATCAACAGACCCTAGTTGAAAGAGTCTATTTGAATGCTCTATTGGGGAAATCAAGCTTCGATATTGATCGATTGGTGGCAAAATTAGAGAATGTTGATAAAGAAGCTGTATGTAAAGCTGCCAACAGTTTGAAGTTACAAGCGATTTACTTTATGGAAGGAGTAGAATGA
- the mreC gene encoding rod shape-determining protein MreC: protein MNRFKKSKYLIIVFVTVLAVSVLLVTTYSSAIVTKLGDGISLVDRIVQKPFQWFDTFKSDLGHLTQTYNENESLKKQLYQLEVESNQSESLKNENEQLRQLLDMKSKLQATKTIAADVIMRAPVSWKQELTIDAGSSKGASENMLAIANGGLIGSVSKVEDHSTTINLLTNTENSDKISVKILHGSTEIYGIIVGYDKESELLKISQLNSNSDISAGDKVTTGGLGNFNVKDIPVGEVVATTHSSDYLTKEVTVKLSADTKNLHVVELVGN from the coding sequence ATGAACCGTTTTAAAAAATCAAAATATCTAATCATCGTTTTTGTCACAGTTCTGGCAGTTTCTGTTCTATTAGTGACAACCTATTCAAGCGCTATTGTGACGAAACTAGGAGATGGGATTTCCTTAGTGGATAGAATTGTTCAAAAACCCTTTCAGTGGTTTGATACTTTCAAATCGGATTTGGGACATTTGACGCAGACTTACAATGAAAATGAGAGTCTAAAGAAACAGCTCTATCAACTAGAGGTGGAGTCTAATCAATCAGAAAGTTTAAAAAATGAAAATGAACAATTACGTCAGTTGCTGGATATGAAGTCAAAATTGCAGGCTACAAAAACCATTGCAGCAGATGTGATTATGCGAGCTCCAGTATCTTGGAAACAAGAGTTAACAATTGATGCGGGAAGTTCAAAAGGAGCATCTGAAAATATGTTGGCCATTGCAAACGGGGGTTTGATTGGTAGTGTTTCAAAGGTGGAGGATCATTCAACAACGATCAACCTATTGACAAACACCGAAAATTCAGACAAAATTTCTGTTAAAATTCTGCATGGTTCTACTGAAATTTACGGGATTATCGTTGGTTATGATAAGGAGTCAGAACTGCTTAAAATTAGCCAATTAAATAGTAACAGCGACATTAGCGCAGGAGACAAGGTGACTACAGGGGGGCTCGGAAACTTTAATGTTAAGGATATCCCTGTTGGAGAGGTTGTTGCTACAACACACAGCAGTGATTATCTAACAAAGGAAGTAACAGTCAAGTTAAGTGCTGACACCAAAAATCTTCATGTGGTAGAGTTAGTGGGGAATTAG
- the yaaA gene encoding S4 domain-containing protein YaaA yields MEYKLFEEFITLQALLKELGIIQSGGAIKSFLMEHQVYFNGELENRRGKKIRVGDTIDIPDLKIDITLTKPSFKEQEEYQADKIEKERIAKLVKEMNKGVKKRKTSSSTITKQSPRFPGR; encoded by the coding sequence ATGGAATACAAATTATTTGAAGAATTTATTACGCTCCAAGCCCTCCTAAAAGAGCTTGGAATTATACAAAGCGGCGGTGCTATTAAATCCTTTCTAATGGAGCATCAAGTTTACTTTAATGGTGAATTAGAAAATAGACGTGGGAAAAAAATTCGTGTTGGAGATACGATTGACATTCCTGATTTAAAGATTGACATCACCTTGACAAAACCAAGTTTTAAAGAGCAAGAAGAATATCAAGCAGATAAGATTGAGAAAGAGCGAATTGCTAAACTTGTCAAAGAGATGAATAAAGGTGTCAAGAAACGAAAAACTTCTTCATCGACTATCACCAAACAATCTCCACGTTTTCCAGGAAGATAA
- the pcsB gene encoding peptidoglycan hydrolase PcsB, producing the protein MKKKILASLLLSTVLVSQAAVLTTVHAETTDEKIAAQDSKISNLTSQQKEAQKQVDEIQTQVTAIQTQQTNLEAENETLQAESKKLEGEITELSKNIVARNESLEKQARSAQTNGAATSYINTIVNSKSITEAISRVAAMSEIVSANNKMLEQQKADKKSIAEKQVANNEAINTVIANQQTLADDAQALTTKQAELKVAELNLAAEKATAEGEKATLLEQKAAAEAEAKAAAEAEAAYKARQTSQQQSVVASGNTSFSAQVQATSTSDDEDSSYTPAPAPTPAPARQRPTYSSNASSYPVGQCTWGAKTLAPWAGDYWGNGGQWATSAAAAGFRTGSTPQVGAIACWDDGGYGHVAVVTAVESSTRIQVSECNYDGSGTQPIGNYRGWFNPTASRGTVRYIYPN; encoded by the coding sequence ATGAAGAAAAAAATCTTAGCGTCACTTTTGTTAAGTACAGTATTGGTTTCACAAGCGGCGGTATTGACAACTGTCCACGCTGAAACAACTGATGAAAAGATTGCTGCTCAAGATAGTAAGATTAGTAATTTGACATCTCAACAAAAAGAAGCTCAAAAACAAGTAGATGAAATCCAAACGCAAGTTACAGCTATCCAAACTCAACAAACGAACTTGGAAGCTGAGAATGAAACTCTACAAGCTGAATCTAAAAAACTTGAAGGAGAAATTACAGAGCTCTCTAAGAACATTGTTGCTCGTAATGAATCTTTGGAGAAACAAGCACGTAGCGCACAAACTAACGGTGCTGCAACTAGCTACATCAATACAATTGTAAACTCAAAATCAATTACAGAAGCTATTTCACGTGTGGCAGCAATGAGCGAGATTGTATCAGCTAACAACAAAATGTTGGAACAACAGAAAGCTGATAAGAAATCTATCGCTGAAAAACAGGTTGCAAATAATGAAGCAATCAACACTGTAATTGCGAACCAACAAACGCTTGCTGACGATGCACAAGCATTGACAACAAAACAAGCAGAGTTGAAAGTTGCTGAGTTAAACCTTGCTGCTGAGAAAGCTACTGCAGAAGGCGAAAAAGCTACTTTGCTAGAACAAAAAGCAGCGGCTGAAGCAGAAGCGAAAGCAGCGGCTGAAGCAGAAGCGGCTTACAAAGCACGTCAAACAAGCCAACAACAATCAGTAGTTGCTTCAGGAAATACAAGCTTCTCAGCTCAAGTGCAAGCGACATCAACATCTGATGATGAGGATTCAAGCTACACTCCAGCACCTGCTCCAACTCCTGCTCCTGCTAGACAACGTCCAACATACAGCTCAAATGCATCAAGTTACCCTGTAGGTCAATGTACATGGGGTGCTAAGACCTTGGCTCCGTGGGCTGGAGACTACTGGGGTAATGGTGGTCAGTGGGCTACTAGTGCAGCAGCAGCTGGATTCCGTACAGGTTCTACACCACAAGTTGGTGCGATTGCTTGTTGGGATGATGGTGGCTATGGACACGTAGCGGTTGTTACAGCTGTTGAATCATCTACTCGTATTCAAGTTTCAGAATGTAACTATGATGGTAGTGGAACTCAACCAATTGGAAATTATCGTGGATGGTTTAATCCTACAGCATCACGTGGTACAGTAAGATACATTTATCCAAACTAA